The Chloroflexi bacterium ADurb.Bin180 genome segment TGTTCTCGCTCACTCTGCTCTGGGCACGCCGTCAGCTCTACGTGCTCGTGCGCTGCTCTGACGCTGACCCACCTCTCGCCGACTGCCCCCCAGCCCCTGAGGAAAAGCTCTTCCTGCGCGCCAGCGGCCTCTTTGAAGTCAACGAGCAGAAACGGCTCCTGGCGGATGTGCCTGTGGTCTTTTGGACTACTCGCCTCGGCGATCACATCATCGCCGCCAAGGTCAGTGCACCCAGCATCCTCGGTGTGGGCGTGCCTGGCGACGAGCGCGGCTGGTGGTATGCCTTTGTCGAACCGCAACAGGTGCTACGGCTTGCGGCAGGCGTGCTCTACTTTGGTCCCTGGGCCCGGCAGGCTCTGGGCCTGCTCTATGCCAGGTCGATGGAGCTGAAGCTGCTGTACTTTACTTGCGCCGACCCTCTGACCTTGCAGCGCCTGGCGACCGCCCTGCAGTCTCCCTGAACAAAGCAAGGCGACACAGCACGGTGTCGCCTTGTTGTGCCGCCAGTCTGGTTACTTCTGGATCTGGGTTCCGGTCTTGCCGTCCAACGCCTCGACGGCCTTGTCCAGGGAGGTGATGATGGCCCTCCGCCCGCCCCACTCCAGAAAGCGCACGCAGGCCCTGACCTTGGGGCCCATGCTTCCGGCCAGGAAATGCCCCTCGGCCAGGTACTTTTTGGCATCGGCCAGGCTCACCTCGCGCAGCGTCTTCTCTGCCGGTTGGCCATAGTTCAGCCGCACCTGCTCCACGTCGGTGAGGATGAGCAGCGTGTCCGCCTTGACTACCTCGGCCAGCCTTTCGCCGGCCAGGTCCTTGTCGATTACCGCTTCTACCCCGCGCAGCGAGCCATCCGTCTCCCGCACCACGGGGATGCCTCCGCCGCCTGAGGCAATCACGATGATCCCGGCGTCCACCATCAGGCGGATGGCCTCATCTTCGCAGTTGGCGATGGGATCTGGCGAAGCCACCGTGCGCCGCCAGACCTTGTCCCCCGTTGGCTTGACCTTCTTGACGATGTACTCGGGGTGCTCCACCTTGAGCTGACTGGCCTCTGGCTCGGTCATAAAGTTGCCCACCGGCTTGCTGGCCACCTCGCCAAAGAACTCGGGGTCATCCTCTCTTACCAGCACCTGATTGACTACCGCGATGACCGGTGTTTTGAGCCCGTGCCTCCGCATATAGTTCTGCAGCGACTGTTGGAGCATGTAGCCGATCTGCCCCTGTGTCATCGCCCCGACAATGTCCATACTCTGCGCTGGCACCGCCGCCTTGCCTGCGTCTTGCTGCACCATCAGGTTGCCCGCCTGTGGGCCGTTGCCATGGGTGATGATCAGGCGGTCCTCTTTCTTCATCTGGGCAACGATGTTCGCTAGTAGCTCGGTCGTGATGCGGCAGTTGTGAAACTGCTCCGCCGAGCTGCCCTTTTCGTGGGCCTGCTTGATGGCATTGCCCCCCAACGCGACCAGTAACCTCATCTTGCTCTCCTGGATGACTCGGATAAACGCAAGGCTCCCGCCGGAGCCCGCACCTACATGGTCAGTGCCATCACCGCCTTTTGCGCGTGCAGGCGGTTTTCAGCCTCATCGTAGACCGCCGATTGGTGGCCGTCCAGCACGTCGTCCGTCACTTCGACGTTGCGGTCGGCTGGCAGAGGGTGCATAAAGATGGCATCGGGCCTGGCCAGGGCCATCTTGCGCTCATCGGTGATCCAGTGCTTGTACCTCTCAATGATCCTGGCGCTCTCCTGGGCATCGGTTGTGTGTACCAGAGGGCCCCAGGACTTGGCATAGATGACGTCGGCATCCCGGAAGGCCTTGTCCATGCCGTTGGGCTCGCTGATGACCTCGAATTGCGTGCCGAACTTGTCAGCCTGCTCCCGGGCCTGCTGCATGATCTGAGGCATCAGCATGAATTCCGGCGGATGTGCCAGCACCACATCCATGCCAAAGCGCGGCATCTGCAGGATGAGCGACTGCGGCACCGACAGGGGCTTTTGATAGGAGGCGGCATAGGCCCACGAGACCACGATCTTTTTGTGCCGCAGGTCACGCCCCTTCTTCTCCATGATCGTCATCAGGTCGGCCAGGCACTGGAAGGGGTGATAGATGTCGCACTGCATGTTGAATACCGGCACACGCGATGCCTGCGCGACCGCATTGAGATACCCGTTGCCCACGGCCCAGTCGCAGTGGCGGATGGCAATGCCGTCGAAATAGCGGCCATAGATCTGGCCGATTTCTTTGGGCGTGTCGCCGTGCGCGATCTGCGTAGTCGCGCTTTCGATGAACGCGGCGTGTCCGCCCAGTTGCGCCATGCCCGCTTCAAACGAACCGCGCGTGCGCGTGCTGCTAAAGAAAAAGAGCATGGCCAGAACCTTGTCGCGCAAGTAGGCGTGTGGCTCACCCAACGCCCGCTTGCGTTTGAGATCAAAGGCCACCTCGAGGGCCGTCTCTACTTCCTCTCTGCTGAAATCCAGATCACTGATCAGGTCACGGCCGCGCAAATTGGTTTGCATTAGCACCTCTCCCTCTGCTCATCGCGATTGAAGGTCAGTGTGACCGAAATGGCCACTCATTCTCGCGCTCGGCTCGCCGGCTCCGTGCCGCGCGCCGAGCCCGTCTTCTCCGGCGAATACTACCGCAGCTTGTCGGCCAGGACTCGAGGCAGCCAGGCGTACCACTCGGTGGCGCGTACCACATCGTCGAGCAGAACGTGCTCATTCATCGTGTGTGCCGTGACCTCGTCGCCTGGCCCAAACCCGATGGACGGAATCTGCGCCTTGCCCATCCAGTATGTGCCGTTGGTGGAGAAATCCCATTTCCCCAGTGGCAGTGCCTGGCCCCACAATGCCTGGAGCGCCTGTTGCCCCGCCTGCACCAGCGGATGGGTATCTTCCATCGCCCAGGCCGGAAAGTACTTTGCTACCGGAAAGACAAAGCCGGTGTACGACGGCGTGTCATAGAACAGCTCTTTCACGACGATCTCTTGCTGCAAGTAGTCGGGGATGAGCCCCCTGATCTGCGCAATGACCTCGTCGTGGGGCTCGTTCAGCGTGATGCGTCGGTCAAGGTATATCGTGAACAGATCCGGCACGGCATTGAGCGAGGCCGTGCGCACCGTGGCATCGGTCACGACTACCGTGCCGTTTCCCAGAATCGGGTGGCTGCCCAGGCCCGAGCGCAGGCGCTGGTCAAGGTCCCGGATCCCCTGGATCACCGGCATCATCTTGTAGATGGCATTGTCGCCCAGATAGTGCGACGCAGCGTGGGCCGACGCGCCGCTGGCCGTGACTTGCAGCTCGATGCGCCCCTTGTGCCCGCGGTACACCCGCATGCAGGTGGGCTCGCCGATGACGACATAGGCGGGCCGTACCCCGGGGTCAACCTGCACAAAGGTGTTGGGGGCAATGCCATCGCACCACTCTTCCATGTTGCCGAAATAGTAGGCTGTATAGCCGTCGAGTAGGCCCAGATCGCGCGCGATGGCCAGGCCGTACACCATTCCGGGGGTACTGCCTTTCTCGTCACAAGCCCCGCGGGCAAACAAGCGACCGTCCTCAACCTTGCCCACGAACGGATCCCACGCCCATTCACTAGCATCACCGATGCCAACCGTGTCGATGTGCGAGTCGTAGACAATGACTCTGGGCCCGTTCCCGATGCGCCCAATGGTGTTGCCCATCCGGTCGAAACGCACCTCGTCGTAGCCCAGCAGGCGCATTTCGGCCTGAATTCGTTCGCCCACCGGCCCAATTTCCGAGTTCATCGAAGGAATGGCGCAGATGTCACGCAGGAAACGAACGATGTCCCCCTGTGCGGCTTGCACGCGTTGTCGGATGTCAGTGACTGCTGGCATATCTCTCCCCCTGTGTTTCTTCAAGGCCGGTCATCTCGTTGAAATCGACTCCACCCGGGTACAGCGTCTTGGCTTCTAGTATGGCGGAGGCGGCCAGAATCGCCAAACTACCCCGTATTGCGCCGAAGCGGCTGTACCGGTCCCGACGCACGGTCCTAGGTGCCAACGCGGCGCTCCTTGACCCCCGCCCAGGTGGCGACGCCGGCCATTACGCTCATCACCGAAGTGACCATCAGCATGCTGCTCAGCCCGATGCGCTCGGCCAGCATCCCGCTCACCAGTGGCCCGCCCCACATTCCCAGCGCGTACACCGCCTGGAACACGCTCATCGCCGAGGCCCTCTCGCCCGGGGCCACGGTCTTGATGGACAGCCCCGTCAGCAGCGGGTAGATTGGTCCGTAGCAGAGGCCGTAGGCGCAGCGGGCCAGGGCCAGCATGGCCAGGCTGCTGCTTCGGCCTGAGGCGAGAATGCTCAACGTCAGCCCGGCGAGGGCAACGATGATGATCGTTCGCTCCGACCTGGCCTGCACCAGCCAACCCGCCGCCAGGGCGGTTACCGTGGCCGCGATCTGGCCTCCCGCTACCAGCCAGCCAATCTGCGCGGCGTTGGCCCCGAGCTGTTCGGCGTAGACGGGCACAAATCCATTCACCACATAGTTCACGTACATCAGCATCGCGCCGATCACCGACACCAGCAGCAGCCCGGGCTCGGTGATCGTCTTGAGCAGCCCCTGCAGGCGCACCGGCTCCCCGCGCTCTGTCGACTCTTCCGGAGCTCGCAGCACCAGCAGCAGGCCGATTGTGGCCAGCACAGCACCGGCATAGAACGGCCCGATGTAACCGTAGCGCCCCGCAACCAGTGCCCCCAGCACCGAGGCGATCACCAGACCGAACTGCTGAAAGAACGCCACCAGCGACACGGCGCGCACCGCATCGCGCCGGGGAAAGTAGCTGACGAAAAGCACCGCAACAGACGAGTAGAACGAAGCGGCCACGCCGGCCAGCGTGCGGAACACGGCCAGCCATTCCGGCGCCGGCGACGAGGCCAGGCCCAGGCAGCTCACTACGATGATCGAGAACCCGGCCAGCACAAAGGGCTTGCGTCGTCTCCAGCGGTCCGAGATCATCCCCAGTGGAATACGCAGCACGGACTGCACAAACCCGTACCCGGCGACGACAATGCCCACCAGGGTCAGCGACGCGCCGATATCTTTCGCATACACCGGCAGAAAGGCCGAGTAGACATGCTGCGCCGCCCAGAAGCACGAGACGGCAACACAGTAGGCCGCCAGCAAGAGCCGGTGTTGTTTGCCTGTGTCGATCACGATGAGGTCAACTCCTCGAGCTGCTCGACCTGACCCGGTTCACGAGCCTGTCCACGGCAGGTTCAGGCCCCGTACCAGCGTCTCTCTCCTGGTGTCGCTCAGAACGACGGCATGGCTTTCTGCGCCAGCATCCAGAACTCGCGCACGTCGGCCAGGATGCTCGAATCAGGCAGGTGTTCGTACAGGTCGTCGTGGGTCACCCAGCGCAAAGTCAGGGTCTCTATCCTCTCGGGCATGCTCGGCGGATAGTACCACCCCGCTTCGTGGCGGTGCTCCTCCGTTCGACATGTCCCCATCAGATCCCACAGGATGGCCCTCTTGTCGGACGAGTACTCCTCGTACTTGTAATGATAGAGCCGCGACCTGACCGGAGCGCTCTGCAGAAAGGCCGGAGTCACCAGAGTCACAAAGACGCGTTCGGCATAGCGGCCGTTCTTCTGAAAGCACAGCGCGTTCTCGATTACGCGCAAGAGCTGGTTGCGATGGCAGAGATACCTGGTGTCCGGCGAGATGTCCGATAGCCACTTGAGCTCGACCATACACACCCAGGGATGCTTGACGTTCTCCATCTCGATGCCGCTCTCGGTTTCCTTACGCAGCGCCACCGAGCCCAGCGCAAGGTCCAGGCGAGTGTTCCCCTCTCGCTTGAGTGGCGGCACGGGCAGGGCTTCCAGCCAAATTCGGGGCTCTGCGGGCTGTTCGAGCCTTTCTCCGGTCAGAACGGCCGTCAGCGCCTCCAGCCCTCGTTCCCTGGCCGCAGCATAGCCGCAGGCCAGAGCAAAGGTGCGCACGCGCTCATCGCGCGATTCTTCGTTCTCCCGTTCCCAGCAGTGCGCCGTCAGTCGCAGCAGGCTCTCCCACTGCGCGTCGCTGCATTGCAGGTGCTTGCGGAGCGTGTCCTGTTCACGCTCCAGTACGACCGACAGATCCCTGGCCACTTGTCCCCTCCCCTGGGCTTGCCGCAGGCACACAAAAAAAGACACCGCACCCCGCCGAGCGGTGGTCGGTGTCTGTACTGCTCCCTCGGCGCGAACCCTCGCGCCGCGGCACCCTTGCCCGGCATGGCCCACGACAACGACGGGTCATCGCCCTATTCTAGTCGCTGCCGGACTCGTGGTCAAGCAGGCTGCCGCGCCGAGAGCCCCCCGATCAGTTCGCGCAGCCTCTGGGCTAGGTCGGAGGTGAACCGCTGATATGCTTCGCGGCGCTGCTCGATGCCTGCCGGTATCTCGCCGAACAGAGCGGGGTAGTGCACGTCCGACATGCTGGCGTAGGGCGCTCCCACGCGCACCCTGACCTTGCCCCAGAAAGGCCGGCCCGGCTCGGTCAACGCCACCGGCACAATGGGGAGAGCATTCCGGGTGAGCTCAAAGAACCGTCTGGCGATGGCGGCCACACCGTGCGTCAGCGGCCGCAGGCCAGTGGCGTCCCGGTTAGAGTCATTTCCGCGTTCCGGGGCAATCGTCACCAGCCTCCCCTCCATCAGGCTATCGAGCACCTGCTGCCGCGACCCTGAATCGTCACCTTCGCGGAAGATGGGGATGACGTCCACCTGGCGCAACAGGCGCGGCACCAGCGGTGCCCCCACCATGGCTATGAGCGTCGCCAGCGGACCGAGTCGCGGGCGGGCGTCAAGCAGGGCGCTTTCGGTAAAGCGGCGAAAGCGCGCCTTGTCCAGCATGTCCGCCGACACGACGTATTGACCGTCCGACCGGCCGACGTGCCGCAGCAGAGCCAGGCAGAACAACAGGTCAACGGGACTGGAATGGCTGACCACCATCAGTGCCGCTCCCTGCGACGGGATGTTGTGCGCGGCCTGGAACTCCATCCCGCGCAGGTACTGCAGGGTCGTGACTACGAGCTGCACAGTGGGCAGTCTGCCTCCTGCGAACAAGAACACCACCGCGTCTGTATCGCTACGCACCGTGGCGGCGCCGCTACCTTGCCCTTACGCAAGCAGCACACCGGCCGGCACTGGAGCTTGGCGACGACCCTGCAGACACTCACTCGCTGTCGCTGCTACTTGCAGCGGATCTCGACAGTCCCTTTCACCCACTTGCCTTTGACCTGGCTGGGGATCATCGCATCGAGCACATCGGTACCGACCCAGTTGAGGATGCTCTGATTATCGAGATCCTTCACCGCGACATCGGCCGAGTACCCATCGCTGGCCAGCAGGGTGATTGTGGTCGAGCCCTCGGCCTTGGCTGCCTTGAGCAAGTCGAGCAGGCCGACCCCCTTGTAAGCCTTTCCATCAAAGTCGTAGGCCACTACCGGGAGAGCTTTGAGCTGGTCTAGGCTAAACGGCTGGCCGCAGACTTTCAGGATGGCCGTGCCGCCGCCCACTTCGTTGACCGCGACCACAGCGCGCACCCAGGCACCCTTGCTCACGCCGGGCAAGACAGCGTCCAACGCATCGTTCTTGCCAAAGGCCAGCATGCAGTCCTTGGTGAGCTGCGCCACCTTGACTTCAGCCTTGTAGCCGTCAGCAGCCTGGAGCGTGATCGCCTCAGCCCCGCCGATCCCGGCCGAAGCCAGCAGGTCGAGCAGCCCCACACCGGTGTAGGCAGTGCCGTCGACGTCCGCCTTTACCGCAGGCAGGGCCTTGAGCTCATCGAGAGTAAAGCCCTTCCCGGCCACCGCGAGCACCGGCTCTGCGGCGACCTCGGGTTTGTATTCGATCTTGACCAGATTCTTGACCCAGGCACCCTTGCCCTGACCCGGAATCACCGTCTGCAGAACGTTTTCGGCACCGATAGCCAGCAGGCTCTGCGCATCCATCTTGGCCAGCGATACCTCCGCCTGATAACCATCCGCCGCAACAAGCACCAGTGTGCCCGTAGCCGGAACGCCGGCATTGTGCAGCAGCTCCAGCAGCGGCACTCCGTCGTAGGCCTTGCCGTCGCTCTCGAGATGCTTCTGTGGCAGGGCGTGCAACTGGCTCAGCCCGTACTCTTTCCCGGCCACAGTCAGGACCACCGGCTCCTTGGTGGGCACGGGAGTGGGCGGAACGGGTGTTGCGGTCGGCCTGGGAATCGGCGTCGGCGTAGGTGTCGGCGTCGGGGTGGCACAGCCAGCCAGCGCAATCGCTGCGACCACCAGCAATACTACCAGGTTCTTGAACTTGATCACTTCTTGACCTCCCCTCGCAGGTTTGTCCGGGCGTACAACCCCGGCTGACAACAAAAAACGGCGCCCCTCATTCGGAAAGGGAACGCCGCCTGCCTCTGACAGGGTTGGTCGTCCTCCTTTCCGAGTACGGGAGGCGTGTCCGTTTCCTGGCACGCCCTGTACCGGCTCTGGGCCGGGATGCGCTCGACCGCCATGGTCTGTCACCGAAGGTCGGCCGAGTCGGAGAACCGGGAGCGAATGCGCTATTCGGTGTGGCCTGCCCTTGGGCGGAGCAGGCTCGTTCGCTGACGCGCACGAGCATACCACAAATCCCGTTGGGAGGCAACTTGCCGGGCCCCGCGTTCAATTTGACTTTTCGCGGGTTCGTATTACAATTGTTACCGAAGGACGAAGTGAGTTCTGGCCGTGACGAGAAGACTGCCCTGAACTGCGGAGACTGGGCAGTCCTTTTTTTACCCCCGGTCCTGCTTCGCCTCAAATCAACGTTCGAAGGAGTTAGTTTCGTGTCCGACAGGGTTACGGGAACCGTCAAGTGGTTCAACAACGCAAAGGGCTATGGCTTTATCACTCGTGAAGGTGAGAAGGACGTATTCGTCCATCACACCGCCATCGAGTCCCAGGGCTTTCGTACGCTCGAAGAAAACCAGCGTGTCGAGTTCGAGGTCGAGCAGGGCCCCAAGGGCCTGCAGGCCGTCCGCGTGCGGGCGCTCTAGCCTCCGCAAGCCATTCTTTACCCAATCAAGAGGAGAAAGCAGTGACTAAGAAATTGTACGTCGGCAACCTGAGCTACAACACCACCGAGGATCATATCCGCGAGGCCTTCGCCGCCATCGGCGAGGTCCAGTCCGTAGCTCTGATCATGGACCGCGAGACCGGCCGCTCCAAGGGCTTTGCCTTTGTTGAGATGACCGACGACGCTGCCGCCCAGCAGGCCATCAGCCAGCTCAACGAGCAGCCGCTCGACGGCCGCAACATCCGCGTTTCCGAGGCCCGTCCGAAGGCCGAGGGCGGATCTGGCCCGCGCCGCGACAATCGCCGCTGGTAATCGCTTTCCAGACCCAGCAGCGCGCAGTAGCGCAAAAGGTTAGCTGACAAACACTGCCGCATGGCCCCTCCGCAAGCCATGCGGCAGTTTGTTTGTCTCGGTCAGGCGCCTCGGCAGATCATAGTGCCACGCTCTCGCCCTGGGCGGGAGCGGACTGCCGTTGCCGTCTCGCTGCGCGCCAGCGGGCGCTGTCGTCGACCTGTACTTCGTTCAGGCGCCGGTACAGCCCCTGGCCGGCCATGAGCTGCTCGTGGGTGCCCTGCTCTACAATCCGGCTTCCCTCCAGAACTACGATCGTGTCCGCGGAACGAATCGTGGACAGGCGATGCGCGATGACAATCGTCGTTCGTCCGACCATCAGCCTCTCCAGCGCCTGCTGAATGAGCATCTCCGTTTCGGCGTCCACCGAGGAAGTGGCCTCGTCGAGAATCAGGATCGGCGCATCCTTGAGCACCGCTCTGGCAATGGCCACGCGCTGCCTCTGCCCGCCCGAGAGCTTGACTCCCCTCTCGCCAATCACCGTGTCATAGCCCTGAGCCAGCGCCGTGATGAACTCGTGCGCATTGGCTACCCTGGCTGCGGCGATCATCTCCTCTTCGCTGGCACCCGGTCGGCCAAAGAGGATGTTCTCGCGCACCGTGCCGTGGAACAGGAACACGTCCTGCAGCACGATGCTGATCTGCTTGCGCAGGCTGCGCAGCTTGATGTCGCGTACGTCTACGCCATCCAACTGAATCGAGCCCTCGCACACGTCGTAGAACCGGGGAATGAGCTTGGACAACGTGGTCTTGCCAACCCCCGTGGGCCCGACCAGGGCAGTCACCGTTCCCGCGGGAATATCCAGGTTCACCTGCTGCAGCACCACGTCGCCCTGGCGGTACCAGAAGGCCACGTCGCGCATGGTGATGGTGCCTCTGGCCCGCTCCTTGAGCTCGACCGCGCCGGGCCGGTCCGCGACGTCCGGCTTTTCGTCGAGCAGCTCGGCGATGCGCTCCGCTCCGGCCAGCGACTGCTGAACTGCGTCCCAGGCCTCGCTCAGGGCGCGCACCGGTTCATAGAGCCGCTCCAGGTACAGGAAAAAGGCCACCAGAGAGCCGAGGCTCAATGCACCGACCAGCACGAGCCGTCCGCCAAAGAACACGAGCA includes the following:
- a CDS encoding Acyltransferase is translated as MQLVVTTLQYLRGMEFQAAHNIPSQGAALMVVSHSSPVDLLFCLALLRHVGRSDGQYVVSADMLDKARFRRFTESALLDARPRLGPLATLIAMVGAPLVPRLLRQVDVIPIFREGDDSGSRQQVLDSLMEGRLVTIAPERGNDSNRDATGLRPLTHGVAAIARRFFELTRNALPIVPVALTEPGRPFWGKVRVRVGAPYASMSDVHYPALFGEIPAGIEQRREAYQRFTSDLAQRLRELIGGLSARQPA
- a CDS encoding putative multidrug export ATP-binding/permease protein — translated: MRPLRFVFRFARKYTWPLIWTVVSMFLLTAVRLVVPWVVKTMVDTVTSSGVRAEQMASLTRLALLGLAAYAAQVVLRFVRSYMAHVAGWGVVADVRAAVYEHLQQLSPSFYEDKQTGQLMSRVVNDSDLIEQLMAHAVPDVAVNVLMLVGVTVVLTRVSPTLALLSMAPIPLIVVAMRGYGRYVRPAFRQRQVELGELNAVLNDNLSGIREIQAFTREDTQATRILGHIVRYRDSNLHALRLMAAFQPLVEFFSGLGTLVLVFFGGRLVLVGALSLGSLVAFFLYLERLYEPVRALSEAWDAVQQSLAGAERIAELLDEKPDVADRPGAVELKERARGTITMRDVAFWYRQGDVVLQQVNLDIPAGTVTALVGPTGVGKTTLSKLIPRFYDVCEGSIQLDGVDVRDIKLRSLRKQISIVLQDVFLFHGTVRENILFGRPGASEEEMIAAARVANAHEFITALAQGYDTVIGERGVKLSGGQRQRVAIARAVLKDAPILILDEATSSVDAETEMLIQQALERLMVGRTTIVIAHRLSTIRSADTIVVLEGSRIVEQGTHEQLMAGQGLYRRLNEVQVDDSARWRAARRQRQSAPAQGESVAL
- the cspA_1 gene encoding Cold shock-like protein CspA, which translates into the protein MPGPAFNLTFRGFVLQLLPKDEVSSGRDEKTALNCGDWAVLFLPPVLLRLKSTFEGVSFVSDRVTGTVKWFNNAKGYGFITREGEKDVFVHHTAIESQGFRTLEENQRVEFEVEQGPKGLQAVRVRAL
- the arcC2 gene encoding Carbamate kinase 2; its protein translation is MRLLVALGGNAIKQAHEKGSSAEQFHNCRITTELLANIVAQMKKEDRLIITHGNGPQAGNLMVQQDAGKAAVPAQSMDIVGAMTQGQIGYMLQQSLQNYMRRHGLKTPVIAVVNQVLVREDDPEFFGEVASKPVGNFMTEPEASQLKVEHPEYIVKKVKPTGDKVWRRTVASPDPIANCEDEAIRLMVDAGIIVIASGGGGIPVVRETDGSLRGVEAVIDKDLAGERLAEVVKADTLLILTDVEQVRLNYGQPAEKTLREVSLADAKKYLAEGHFLAGSMGPKVRACVRFLEWGGRRAIITSLDKAVEALDGKTGTQIQK
- the yajR gene encoding Inner membrane transport protein YajR, with translation MIDTGKQHRLLLAAYCVAVSCFWAAQHVYSAFLPVYAKDIGASLTLVGIVVAGYGFVQSVLRIPLGMISDRWRRRKPFVLAGFSIIVVSCLGLASSPAPEWLAVFRTLAGVAASFYSSVAVLFVSYFPRRDAVRAVSLVAFFQQFGLVIASVLGALVAGRYGYIGPFYAGAVLATIGLLLVLRAPEESTERGEPVRLQGLLKTITEPGLLLVSVIGAMLMYVNYVVNGFVPVYAEQLGANAAQIGWLVAGGQIAATVTALAAGWLVQARSERTIIIVALAGLTLSILASGRSSSLAMLALARCAYGLCYGPIYPLLTGLSIKTVAPGERASAMSVFQAVYALGMWGGPLVSGMLAERIGLSSMLMVTSVMSVMAGVATWAGVKERRVGT
- the argF' gene encoding N-acetylornithine carbamoyltransferase codes for the protein MQTNLRGRDLISDLDFSREEVETALEVAFDLKRKRALGEPHAYLRDKVLAMLFFFSSTRTRGSFEAGMAQLGGHAAFIESATTQIAHGDTPKEIGQIYGRYFDGIAIRHCDWAVGNGYLNAVAQASRVPVFNMQCDIYHPFQCLADLMTIMEKKGRDLRHKKIVVSWAYAASYQKPLSVPQSLILQMPRFGMDVVLAHPPEFMLMPQIMQQAREQADKFGTQFEVISEPNGMDKAFRDADVIYAKSWGPLVHTTDAQESARIIERYKHWITDERKMALARPDAIFMHPLPADRNVEVTDDVLDGHQSAVYDEAENRLHAQKAVMALTM
- a CDS encoding Oxidoreductase molybdopterin binding domain protein, yielding MIKFKNLVVLLVVAAIALAGCATPTPTPTPTPIPRPTATPVPPTPVPTKEPVVLTVAGKEYGLSQLHALPQKHLESDGKAYDGVPLLELLHNAGVPATGTLVLVAADGYQAEVSLAKMDAQSLLAIGAENVLQTVIPGQGKGAWVKNLVKIEYKPEVAAEPVLAVAGKGFTLDELKALPAVKADVDGTAYTGVGLLDLLASAGIGGAEAITLQAADGYKAEVKVAQLTKDCMLAFGKNDALDAVLPGVSKGAWVRAVVAVNEVGGGTAILKVCGQPFSLDQLKALPVVAYDFDGKAYKGVGLLDLLKAAKAEGSTTITLLASDGYSADVAVKDLDNQSILNWVGTDVLDAMIPSQVKGKWVKGTVEIRCK
- a CDS encoding RNA recognition motif — protein: MTKKLYVGNLSYNTTEDHIREAFAAIGEVQSVALIMDRETGRSKGFAFVEMTDDAAAQQAISQLNEQPLDGRNIRVSEARPKAEGGSGPRRDNRRW
- the dapE_2 gene encoding putative succinyl-diaminopimelate desuccinylase; amino-acid sequence: MPAVTDIRQRVQAAQGDIVRFLRDICAIPSMNSEIGPVGERIQAEMRLLGYDEVRFDRMGNTIGRIGNGPRVIVYDSHIDTVGIGDASEWAWDPFVGKVEDGRLFARGACDEKGSTPGMVYGLAIARDLGLLDGYTAYYFGNMEEWCDGIAPNTFVQVDPGVRPAYVVIGEPTCMRVYRGHKGRIELQVTASGASAHAASHYLGDNAIYKMMPVIQGIRDLDQRLRSGLGSHPILGNGTVVVTDATVRTASLNAVPDLFTIYLDRRITLNEPHDEVIAQIRGLIPDYLQQEIVVKELFYDTPSYTGFVFPVAKYFPAWAMEDTHPLVQAGQQALQALWGQALPLGKWDFSTNGTYWMGKAQIPSIGFGPGDEVTAHTMNEHVLLDDVVRATEWYAWLPRVLADKLR